TCGGCCTTCTGGGAGCCAAGGGCGGCCTGGGCTTCGCCTATGAATACGGCGGCGACGTCATTGACGCCATGAGCATGGACGAACGCATGACCCTTTGCAACATGTCCATTGAAGGCGCGGCGCGCTGCGGCTACGTGAACCCCGACCAAACCACGGTGGAATACATCAAAGGACGCCTGTTCGCCCCCACCGGCGCGGACTGGGACAAAGCCGTGGAACGCTGGCTGGGCTTCGCCTCCGACGCGGATGCGGAATACGATGAAATCGTGGAAATTGACGGGGCCTCCATTGAGCCTACGTTGACATGGGGCATTTCTCCGGACCAGAATACGGGCATCAGCGGCAGCACGCCCAACCCTTCCGACGCCGCGAACGACGATGAACGGAAGATGATCAACGAAGCGCTGGAATACATGAAATTCCCCGCGGGCATGCCTCTTAAAGGGCTGCCGGTTCAAGTGTGCTTCGTAGGTTCCTGCACCAATGGCCGCATTTCAGACTTCCGGGAAGTGGCCGCCCTCATCAAGGGTCGCCATGTGGCCCCCGGCATCAGGGCTCTGGCCGTTCCCGGTTCCCAGATGACTGCCCGGCAATGCGAGGAAGAAGGCATCGCGGACATTTTCCGTGAAGCCGGATTTGAATGGCGCCTGGCGGGCTGTTCCATGTGCCTGGCCATGAATCCGGACAAACTCCAGGGAGACCAGCTTTGCGCCAGCTCCTCCAACCGGAACTTCAAGGGACGGCAGGGAAGCCCCACCGGACGCACCCTGCTGATGAGCCCGGCCATGGTGGCCGCCGCCGCTCTGACCGGGAAAGTCTCTGATGCCCGCGAAGTATTCTCCCTGAATTAACTTTCCAATTTTCTCCTTATGTCTCTGACCCAATTCACCTCCATCACCGGCACCTGCGTTCCCGTCCCGGGACCGGACATGGACACGGACCGCATCATCCCTGCCCGCTTCCTCAAATGCATCACGTTTGACGAACTGGCGGGAGTCATGTTCTGGGACGAACGCTTCGACGAAAACGGGCAATCCAAATCCCACCCGGTGGACGATCCCCGCTTCAAAGGGGCTTCCATCATTCTGGGCGGCTCCAACTTCGGCTGCGGTTCTTCCCGCGAACACGCCCCGCAGACTATCAAGCGTTCCGGCATCAAAGCCGTCATCGCGGAGTCTTTCGCGGAAATCTTCTTCGGCAACAGCACCGGCATCGGTTTGCCCTGCGTGTGCGCGTCTGCCGCCGATATTGCCGCTCTGGCACGGCACATTTCCGATCACCCGGAAACGGAAGTGACGATTGACCTCCTGAACATGACAGTTTCCTGGAAGGAAGGCTCCTTCCCCATCCGGATGCCGGCGGAAGCCCGCGAAGCCCTGACCCGGGGCCGATGGGATTCCATTGCGGAACTGCTTGTCAACATGGACGCCGTAGAAAAGAAAAACGAAGAACTGCCCCGGGTCTCAGCCTCCTGCTGATTCGGCATTCACCTTTTTCCTCCCCTTCTACCCCCTTCCCCATATGATTTTCAGAATTACAGACTACGTCCACTACGGCACGCTGGACAACCGCGAACGCGGAACCGTCCATCTTACGCTGCAGCTCATGGGGATGCCTCATCCGGTAAACATCACCCTGCAGGGGGACTGCCTCCAGGATCTGGCCGGTTGCGTGATTGACTTCAGGAATCCCTCTCCCCAAATGCTTCCTGCGGAACTTACCCAGATCCCGGAACATATCCAGGGGGTGGTGGGAGATATGACGGCCAGCCGGCGCATGCCTGTCAAAGGCAGGAAAACCATGGAAAACGCCCTGTATCTGGAATGGTTCACCAGCCACCACGATATGGTGCTGCTGGAAAGTACGGCCTTCTCCATCAAAGTCTCCCTTCCCGAATGGATAATGGATTCCTGCGAAGAACAGGCCCAGATCATGGCGAACCAGCAGATGCTGCGGACTCAGGTAAAGGAATGGTCCAGGGCCTATTCCAACCACCAGGAGGACGGCAACCTGCCCGACCACCACTGGGACAAACGCCTGCGGGAAGCGGAAGCCATCGCCATCGCCTACCAGGAGGTATTCCAGAAATACAGGCTGAACCCCAGCGGCGACATCCGTGTGGCTTTTGTCATGGGCTGGGACGAAGTGCTGGACAACATCGCCCAGTCGGAAGAAACGGGGACGCCCTGCTCCTGCAAAAGCACCGGCATGCTCAGCCTGTTTGACATTCTCAACGAACAGGAGGCCCAGGAAGTGCAGTCCTGCATGTTCCACCCCCTTTTCCAGCAGGTGATGGAGCTGACGGACCTGTGCCAGCACCGGTTCAGCCGGGAAATCAACAAAGCCCAGAGAAACAGGACAGGGCCGCCGGAACCCCTGAACCAGATTTTTTACTGCATCCGCTACATCACCCCTCGCATTCTTTCCTGCCTCCTCCAGGAGAAGGAGGACGTTGCGGACTACTGCACCATGGCCGCCCGCATGGCCCTGTGCGTGGAACAAACGCGCCAGACGGTAGCTGCGCTGGACAACTGCGGCTGCCAGGTGGACGGCGAAGTGGCGGAACGTTTTTCATCCCTGCTGGAGGAAGTCAATTCCTTCCAGGAAAGCCTGGCAACCCAAAGCCGCAAAAGCAACCTGTAACAACAACACCTTCTCTGGCAACACAATCTTCATCTTTGCGTATGATACATTCCCATACCTGTTTTCAAGGGCTGTGCGCAGTCCTAGCCGCCGCCGCTCTTTCCCACGCGGATGAGCCGGCTGTCTCCATTTCGGACTTCGGGGTGGACAAAGTCATGTCCGGCCCCGTCGTTTCCATCAATGACCAGTACAAGGGCGTCGTGAAAATTGAAGTGGATTCTCTGACGCCCGATTATGCCACCCCATGGAACGCCGGCCGGTACCAGAGCAGTTTTGGCACCGGTTTCCTGATCGGGGAAAACGCCTTCATGACAAATGCCCACGTCGTCAGCAACGCGGAACGCATTTACATCTCCATGTACGGAGATTCCCGCAAAATCCCCGCCAGGGTCAAATTCATCGCTCATGACGCGGACCTGGCCCTGCTGGAAGCGGCCCCCCCTCACTCCTTCAAAGGCATCAAACCCTTTGAATTCAGTAAAAGCCTGCCTCATCTGGAAGACGAGGTAAGGGTGATCGGCTACCCTATCGGCGGCAACAGGCTTTCCGTCACGCGCGGCGTGGTCTCCCGCATTGATTTCACCGCGTACGCCCACCCCCGCAACGCGGAACACCTGACCATCCAGGTGGACGCCGCCATCAATCCGGGCAACAGCGGCGGCCCCGTCCTGATGGGGAACAAAGTCATCGGCGTGGCATTCCAGGGCCTGAACAACGCCAACAACACGGGGTACGTGATTCCAACCCCCGTCATCCGCCACTTTCTGGAAGACATCAAGGACGGTGTTTATGACGGTTACGTGGACATGGGCATTCAGGCTGCGCCCATCCTGAACCCGGCCATGCGCAAGGCGTTCGGCCTGCCGGACGATGAAAAAGGCGTCCTGATCGGCAAGGTGCTCAAGGGGTCCTCCGCCGACGGCGTGCTCCGCAACGGGGACCTGCTGATGAAAGTGGACGGCTATGATGTGGACAGTTCCGCCATGATTGAACTGGACGGCCAGAAAATCAGCATGAAAGAACTCATTGAGCGCTGTTTTAAAGACGACCGGCTCCCGCTGGATATCATTCGCGACGGCAAGCCCATGAAGGTGGAAATGGTGATGAAGCCATCCCCCTCCAGAGACCTTCTGATGGCGGAATACGATAAAATGCCCCGCTACGTCGTCTTTGGAGGCCTGGTGTTCCAGCCCATCCAGCGCAACGTGCTCGCGGCGGCGGACATCTCCATGCTGGACGTTGCACTGGACATCCGGAATTACCAGGAAGACGGCGGCTGCGTGGACCATGAAGACATGGTCATCATCACCAAAGTGCTGGATGATGAGGTAAACGCGCGTCTGTCCGGCTCCATTTCCAATTCCATTGTGGAAAAAATCAACGGCGTAAAGGTTAAAGGCCTTACCCACGCCTACGAACTCCTTTACCCGGAGAACATGCCGGAATACGTCGTCATCGAACTGAAAAACGGAGAGCGCCCCCTCGTCTTTGAAGGCAAGGCCATGGAGACGGCCAACAAGCGCATCTCCAAAACCTACAATATCCCGAAAAACGCCCGCCTGGACAGCGCCATTCCCGGCCGCCAGCCTGGCCGCAACACTACTCCCGCCCGTTAACCGCCATGAAAATTCTTTCCACTTTTTTCCTTGGTTCCCTGATGTTGCTCGGCGGCTGCCAGCCGCGCGAAGCCGGACGAACCGCTCCCGAACCCCAGCCTGAACAACAGACGGAAACGCCTGCGGAACAGGTGGAGGAAACGCCCGCGCCGGCCCCGCTTCCCTCCCCCACCGGCTCCATGGTCGGCATTAACGCCACCAATCAGGGCTATGCCATGATTCAGCCGTGGAGCAAGGAAAACCCGGCGTACAGCCAGGGCTTCGGCATTTATCTGGGAGACGGCAATATCCTGACGGCAGCCAACATCGTTTATTCCGCCAGCTTCGTGGAAGTGACCTCCGCGGACGGCTCCCAGACGGTTCCCGTGACCGTAACCGCCTTTGACCCGGAAGCCAATCTTGCCCTTCTGCGCCTGAAAAACGGAAAAGATGCCGCTTTTCTGGACAAACTAGTTCCCGTTGCATTGGGGAAGGCTCCCCGCCTGGGCGACAAGGTAACCTTCTGGCAATTCAATGGCGACGGCCTTCCCATCACTACCTCCGGAACCCTTCTGGCGACGGAAAGCGCCTGCCCGTTCACGAACGGGGAACCGTTCGTCCTGTATAACGTCAAATCCTCCGTCACTCCCCTGAAAGGCGGCGCAGGCAACCCCGTCATGAGGGGCAATGAACTTGTGGGCCTCAGCGCCAGCTGCGATCCCTCCGCACAGAAAGTGCTGGCCGTAACCCATACCATGATTTCCCGGTTCCTGGAACAAGCCCGGGCCGGCAATTACACCGGTTTCCCGGCGGACGGCACCCAGGTCACGGAACTGACCGACCCCGTCTTCCGCAAATTCCTGGGCCTGCCTGAAACTGGCGGCGGCTTTTACGTGGTGAAACTGCCTGTTTACGGCTCCTTCTACAAAGCCGGAGTACGTCCCGGAGACGTGGTGGAAAGCGTCAACGGCATCCCTCTGGACAGCAAAGGTTTAATTAAGGATCCCGCCCTGGGCCCCGTTTCCGCCAACTTTCTGTTCCGAGACTCCGCCAAGCCGGGGGATACCATTACGCTGGGCATCCGCCGCAAGGGAAAGGACGGCTCCAGCCAGCCCATGACGCTGGACGTCAAACTGGACAGGAGCGCCCTTGAAGGGGACTTGGTCAATCCGGCCCCCTTCATCTCCAATCCGCCCTACCGCATTTACGGAGGTCTGGTATTTGTCCCGCTGACGGGAGCCCTGATGGGAGAAATCAACAAGCTCAGCAAGAACCATCCCCCCCTCAACCTGGTGGAAGCCACTCAAAAGAAAGAGGACATACGGAAAAAAGGCGTGGATGAAATCGTGGTCTTCCTGATGGCCCTGCCCACGCAGGCTACACTGGGATACGCCCAGATGAGCCCTTCCATTGTGGAAAAAGTCAACGGCGTGCAGGTGAAAAGCTTCAAGCACCTCAACCAGCTTCTGGACCTTCCCGCTCCCGGCGGCACGCACCGCATCGAAGTGACCCAGCAGCCGTACACCATGTACATGTCCCAGAAGGAAGCTGCCAAAGCGGACCGATTCATCCAGATGAGGGCCGTTCCCGTGCTCCGCAGGGACTAGGAATCCGCGAGCCATGTTCACTTGCAGCCCTCCTGGCATGTCACTTCACACGCTGAATATCCGGCTTGATTTTCCCTACAGGACAGGCTTTACCCATGGAGCCTTCCGCCCGGAAAACGATGCTCTGGCCAGCCTGATGGAACAGAGGCCCGGAAGCCGCGTTCTCGTTCTCCTGGAAAAAGGGCTGGAACAGTTTTATCCTCAGCTTCCGGCAAACATTGACCGCTATTTTGAAAAAAATGCCGGGGTGCTGGCCTATGCCGGCTGCCGTTCCGTTCCGGGCGGGGAGGAAGCCAAAACAGGTTTTTCCGCATGGGAAACGGCCCTGCGCCACATTGTGGAAGCAGGCATTGACCGCCATTCCTATATCATAGCCGTGGGCGGCGGAGCGTTTCTTGACGTAGCAGGCTTTGCCGCCACCACCGCCCATCGCGGCATCCGGCTGTTGCGCATCCCCACCACCACCCTCTCCCAGGCAGACTCCGGAGTAGGTGTCAAAAACGGGATCAATTTCATGGGCCGGAAAAACTATCTGGGCACCTTCGCCGTTGCGTGGGCCACGCTTGACGACTTCCTGTTCCTCCATTCCCAGCCCCTCCCCCTGAAAAGAGCCGGGCTGGCGGAAGTAGTGAAAGTGGCGGTGGTGAAAGACGCCTCTTTCTTCAACTGGCTGGAAACGAACGCTTCCGCGCTGGCTGTATGCGAACGGGATGCTCTGGAATATGCCGTGGAGCATTCCGCTCTGCTGCACGCCTCGCACATTGCATGCGGAGGAGACGCCTTTGAACTGGGTTCCAGCCGTCCCCTGGACTTCGGACATTGGGCCGCCCATTACATGGAAACCATGTCCGGTTACATACTGGGGCACGCGGAGGCCGTTTCCGTGGGCATGTGCCTGGATATCCTTTATTCCGTCCGGAAAGGATGGCTGCCTGCCGCGGAGGCGGAAAGAATCATCTCCGTGCTGAAAACCCTGGAACTGCCCGTATTCCACCCCCTGCTTTCCCGCAGGACAGAAAACGGCGCCTGCGAAGTGCTGAAAGGTCTGGAGGCCTTCCGCGAACACCTCGGCGGCCACCTGACGGTACTGATGCTTACCGGAATAGGCCGGGGAAAAGACGTCCATGAGATAGACGCCGCTCTGATGGAGGAATGCATCCGGGAAATGCAGGAAGCCGCCGGATATTCCGTTCAGGAATAACAGCCCTTTCCTTGCTGCCTCCCCGTCAGAAAACAGGCAGAAGCCATCTGGCGTATCACAGAGAAATACCAGCCGGACGGCAGTATGAAAAAAACAACGACGTTTTTCCTTCCCACAATCTCCATATCCTTCTGTTCCGGCAGTTTCCGCAAGGCGGCATTATTATGTGCTGCCGGGCAGCCCATGATGCAAGCCATTTTGCGACTCCCCCTTTTTTCATAACGCGCCGGATTTACTTCTCCTCTTTCAAAAAGAAGATGAAGGAAAAAGCATGAACAGCCTGCCGGATACCTCAAAGAGAAGATCATGCCGTCAACAATGCGGAGGCAGTGGACACGATGCCCCGCTGGAAACAAATCCATTCATCGTCTTTGCAAGGCACGGGAAAACCAAACTGCCGGGAACCGCGTTCCGTTGAAAATTCAGGGAGGTTCTTCCGGAAAACCGTCCCCTTTTAAACCTGTGCGGATAACTCCGCGGGAAACGGAACTTTCCCGTATTCGTCCAAACTGACGCCGGGCCATCCCCATTTACAGACGCGGTACGGCGGCGAGAAGCGCCTGCGTATATTCGTGGGAAGGGGAAGAAAATACTTTGTCCGCCTCCCCGTATTCCACAATGCGGCCTTTGCGCATCACGGCAATGCGGTCCGCGATGTAATGGACCACGGACAAATCATGGGAAATGAATATCATGGTCAGGCTCAAGTCGCGGGCCAGGGCAATAAGAAGGTTCAGAATCTGGGACTGGATGGAAACGTCCAGCGCGGAAACGGGTTCATCCGCGATAACCAGCCTGGGTTCCGGCGCCAATGCGCGCGCAATGGCGACGCGCTGGCGCTGGCCTCCGGAAAATTCATGGGGATACTTGCGCATCAGGGAGGGGCTCAGCCCTACCTTTTCCATCAGTTCCGCCACATCATCCCTCGTCTGGGCAAAAGTTCTTTTACGGCGGCTCTGCAACGCCTCCTTTAATGTTGCATATACCGTAAAACGGGGGTTCAGGGAAGCATAAGGGTCCTGGAAAACCATCTGGAAATCCGGACGACGCTTCCTGACTTCGGATGCGGAAAGAGCCGTCAACTCTTCCCCTTCCAGAAAAATGCGGCCCTCCGTAGGCTTCTGGAGCAGCATCACCGTGCGAGACAGCGTGGATTTGCCGCAACCGGATTCACCCACCAGCCCCAGGATTTCTCCCTTTTCCACGGACAGCGACACCCCGTCCACCGCCACTACGGGGGCAAATTTGCGGGCAGAGAGCAGCCCCTGCACCGCAGGAAAGACAACGCTCACATGATCCAGTTCCAGAAAAGCCATGCCGCCACCCTAACAAGCCTTCCGATGCAAGACAAGACCCCAGCCGCGCCAGTTCCTCCAATATCAGGACATCCATGCGCACCTCCCATGCCGTTTCCCCCACAGAAAAACCAGGACCGGCAATGAACGCCAGCCCCGGCTGGGCATTTCGCATGTCTTCCGGAGCCACCCGGAGCCAGAAGAGTTCATCATCACACACGAGGCTGATAACAGCAAAAGAGGCTGTTCCCCCATTTCCACCGTCCATTGGCCTTTTTGAAGAACCACAATACCGCCAGGAAATATCAGGGATCGCACACAAGGAAAAAACATGCTCCAGCCCAAAAGCGCTCCAAAAACGGCTGCCAGGATGAAGGCCGCAACCAGCAGCAGGGCCGGAGCTTTTCTATCCCGCATATTTTGATAATCCCCTATCCGGATTTCCGGATCCTCCCTGAATCAAATTTATGGATAAATACCCCCATGGAGCCATATCAAACAAAAGAACCGTTCCCCGCAAAGGGAACGGTTCCAGAGATACTCTGACTCAGAGCTTACGCACCGAGCTGGTAGCGGACGAAGGAGGCGACGGAGATATCGTCGCCGAGTTCCTTGCCGGCCTGGTTGAGGAGGGCCTCCACCGTCATCTTTCCGGCAGGGTCCTTCACAAATACCTGGTTCAGCAGGCAGGACTGGGCGTACAGAGCCTTCAGCTTGCCGGGAAGAATCTTTTCCAGCAGGTGTTCGGGCTTGCCTTCCTGAATGAGCTGCTGCTTGGCGATTTCCTGTTCCTCGGCCACGAAGGCGGGATCCAGGCTATCGGAGCTGACGCTCTTGGGAGCGGCGGCGGCGATGTGCAAGGTCAAATCCTTGGCGAGGGCTTTGAACGCATCAGACTTGACGGTTTCTTCCTTGCCGGCCTTGATGGACAGCAGAACGCCCACTTTGCCGCCCATGTGGATGTAGGAGACCACGGCACCGATGCCGTCCGCCGTCAGGCGGGCGAATTTGCGCAGAGCCATGTTTTCGCCAATGGAGCTGCACATGGCCTTGATATATTCTTCCGTGGAGCCTTCCGCCATGGGGACTTGGAGAGCCTCTTCCAGCGTGGAGGCCTTGGAATCCATGAGAGCGTTGGCAACGTCATTCACCAGACCCTGGAACTTGTCCCCCTTGGCGCAGAAGTCCGTTTCACAGTTGAGTTCAAGGATAATGCCGG
This region of Akkermansia muciniphila genomic DNA includes:
- a CDS encoding S1C family serine protease, translated to MKILSTFFLGSLMLLGGCQPREAGRTAPEPQPEQQTETPAEQVEETPAPAPLPSPTGSMVGINATNQGYAMIQPWSKENPAYSQGFGIYLGDGNILTAANIVYSASFVEVTSADGSQTVPVTVTAFDPEANLALLRLKNGKDAAFLDKLVPVALGKAPRLGDKVTFWQFNGDGLPITTSGTLLATESACPFTNGEPFVLYNVKSSVTPLKGGAGNPVMRGNELVGLSASCDPSAQKVLAVTHTMISRFLEQARAGNYTGFPADGTQVTELTDPVFRKFLGLPETGGGFYVVKLPVYGSFYKAGVRPGDVVESVNGIPLDSKGLIKDPALGPVSANFLFRDSAKPGDTITLGIRRKGKDGSSQPMTLDVKLDRSALEGDLVNPAPFISNPPYRIYGGLVFVPLTGALMGEINKLSKNHPPLNLVEATQKKEDIRKKGVDEIVVFLMALPTQATLGYAQMSPSIVEKVNGVQVKSFKHLNQLLDLPAPGGTHRIEVTQQPYTMYMSQKEAAKADRFIQMRAVPVLRRD
- the tsf gene encoding translation elongation factor Ts; translated protein: MAEITAALVKALRDKTDAGMMDCKKALNECNGDMDAAVKYLREKGIAKAAAKADRDAKEGVIRAAVAPCGCSGIILELNCETDFCAKGDKFQGLVNDVANALMDSKASTLEEALQVPMAEGSTEEYIKAMCSSIGENMALRKFARLTADGIGAVVSYIHMGGKVGVLLSIKAGKEETVKSDAFKALAKDLTLHIAAAAPKSVSSDSLDPAFVAEEQEIAKQQLIQEGKPEHLLEKILPGKLKALYAQSCLLNQVFVKDPAGKMTVEALLNQAGKELGDDISVASFVRYQLGA
- a CDS encoding S1C family serine protease, which encodes MIHSHTCFQGLCAVLAAAALSHADEPAVSISDFGVDKVMSGPVVSINDQYKGVVKIEVDSLTPDYATPWNAGRYQSSFGTGFLIGENAFMTNAHVVSNAERIYISMYGDSRKIPARVKFIAHDADLALLEAAPPHSFKGIKPFEFSKSLPHLEDEVRVIGYPIGGNRLSVTRGVVSRIDFTAYAHPRNAEHLTIQVDAAINPGNSGGPVLMGNKVIGVAFQGLNNANNTGYVIPTPVIRHFLEDIKDGVYDGYVDMGIQAAPILNPAMRKAFGLPDDEKGVLIGKVLKGSSADGVLRNGDLLMKVDGYDVDSSAMIELDGQKISMKELIERCFKDDRLPLDIIRDGKPMKVEMVMKPSPSRDLLMAEYDKMPRYVVFGGLVFQPIQRNVLAAADISMLDVALDIRNYQEDGGCVDHEDMVIITKVLDDEVNARLSGSISNSIVEKINGVKVKGLTHAYELLYPENMPEYVVIELKNGERPLVFEGKAMETANKRISKTYNIPKNARLDSAIPGRQPGRNTTPAR
- the leuD gene encoding 3-isopropylmalate dehydratase small subunit, coding for MSLTQFTSITGTCVPVPGPDMDTDRIIPARFLKCITFDELAGVMFWDERFDENGQSKSHPVDDPRFKGASIILGGSNFGCGSSREHAPQTIKRSGIKAVIAESFAEIFFGNSTGIGLPCVCASAADIAALARHISDHPETEVTIDLLNMTVSWKEGSFPIRMPAEAREALTRGRWDSIAELLVNMDAVEKKNEELPRVSASC
- the leuC gene encoding 3-isopropylmalate dehydratase large subunit, with translation MGKTLFQKIWDAHTVGILPDGRTQIFIATHLLHEVTSPQAFGMVRDLGLTVRHPERTFATVDHIIPTDNQAEPFADATADAMIRELRRNCAENGIRFFDIPTGLQGIVHMVGPELGITQPGMTIVCGDSHTATHGAFGSIAMGIGTTQVRDVLATQTLALSPLKVRRINVNGKLAPGVRAKDVALHIIGLLGAKGGLGFAYEYGGDVIDAMSMDERMTLCNMSIEGAARCGYVNPDQTTVEYIKGRLFAPTGADWDKAVERWLGFASDADAEYDEIVEIDGASIEPTLTWGISPDQNTGISGSTPNPSDAANDDERKMINEALEYMKFPAGMPLKGLPVQVCFVGSCTNGRISDFREVAALIKGRHVAPGIRALAVPGSQMTARQCEEEGIADIFREAGFEWRLAGCSMCLAMNPDKLQGDQLCASSSNRNFKGRQGSPTGRTLLMSPAMVAAAALTGKVSDAREVFSLN
- a CDS encoding ATP-binding cassette domain-containing protein, yielding MAFLELDHVSVVFPAVQGLLSARKFAPVVAVDGVSLSVEKGEILGLVGESGCGKSTLSRTVMLLQKPTEGRIFLEGEELTALSASEVRKRRPDFQMVFQDPYASLNPRFTVYATLKEALQSRRKRTFAQTRDDVAELMEKVGLSPSLMRKYPHEFSGGQRQRVAIARALAPEPRLVIADEPVSALDVSIQSQILNLLIALARDLSLTMIFISHDLSVVHYIADRIAVMRKGRIVEYGEADKVFSSPSHEYTQALLAAVPRL
- a CDS encoding 3-dehydroquinate synthase; the protein is MSLHTLNIRLDFPYRTGFTHGAFRPENDALASLMEQRPGSRVLVLLEKGLEQFYPQLPANIDRYFEKNAGVLAYAGCRSVPGGEEAKTGFSAWETALRHIVEAGIDRHSYIIAVGGGAFLDVAGFAATTAHRGIRLLRIPTTTLSQADSGVGVKNGINFMGRKNYLGTFAVAWATLDDFLFLHSQPLPLKRAGLAEVVKVAVVKDASFFNWLETNASALAVCERDALEYAVEHSALLHASHIACGGDAFELGSSRPLDFGHWAAHYMETMSGYILGHAEAVSVGMCLDILYSVRKGWLPAAEAERIISVLKTLELPVFHPLLSRRTENGACEVLKGLEAFREHLGGHLTVLMLTGIGRGKDVHEIDAALMEECIREMQEAAGYSVQE